The following proteins come from a genomic window of Lycium ferocissimum isolate CSIRO_LF1 chromosome 4, AGI_CSIRO_Lferr_CH_V1, whole genome shotgun sequence:
- the LOC132052996 gene encoding probably inactive leucine-rich repeat receptor-like protein kinase At5g48380 translates to MTEPLTKMVLDKRALTTLVAIVIYLVLSFSLCCALQGDIDCLKSIKYSLEDPLNYLNSTWNFDNQTEGFICKFTGIQCWHIDENRVLSISLPDMGLRGNFPRGLKNCSSITSLDLSSNKLNGSIPTDISKIIGFVVNLDLSSNHLSGEIPVDLANCSFLNNIKLENNRLTGPIPPQFGLLGRLKTFNLANNQLTGPVPNFINVTIPAESYANNPGLCGGPLSPCRGPPKNPRIGIIVGAAVGGVTLGAVLLTFGMIFYLRKISRKRKKDDDPEGNKWAKSIKGSKAIQLSMFEKSTSKMRLSDLMKATNNFSKNNIIGSGRTGTFYRAVLDDGTSLMVKRLQNTQHSEKEFMSEMATLGNVKHRNLVPLLGFCMAKKERLLVYKDMPNGTLHDKLHSLSEGEKTLDWPMRLKIGIGAAKGFAWLHHTCNPRIIHRNISSKCILLDVEYEPKISDFGLARLMNPIDTHLSTFVNGEFGDFGYVAPEYARTLMATPKGDVFSFGVVLLELVTGELPTSVTNAPETFKGNLVEWISQLSGESKLQDAIDQSLLSKGHDSEIFQVLKVASRCVLSAVPKERPTMFEVYQLLRAIGERYHFTTDDDILMMPTESDSGFQMDDLIVAQ, encoded by the exons ATGACTGAGCCCCTCACCAAGATGGTTTTGGATAAAAGAGCTCTTACCACTCTTGTTGCTATTGTAATCTACTTGGTCTTGAGTTTCTCCCTTTGCTGTGCTCTTCAAGGCGACATTGACTGTCTGAAATCTATAAAATATTCATTAGAAGATCCATTGAATTACTTGAACTCTACATGGAATTTCGATAATCAGACCGAAGGTTTCATCTGCAAATTTACTGGGATTCAGTGCTGGCATATTGATGAAAACAGGGTTCTGAGTATCAGTCTTCCTGACATGGgtctaaggggaaattttccaCGTGGTCTTAAGAATTGCTCCTCTATTACATCATTAGATCTTTCGAGCAACAAGCTCAATGGAAGTATTCCAACTGATATCTCCAAAATTATAGGTTTTGTGGTAAACCTAGATCTCTCATCCAACCATCTATCAGGGGAAATTCCAGTGGATCTTGCAAACTGCTCTTTTTTGAATAACATTAAACTTGAAAACAACCGGCTTACAGGTCCAATTCCTCCACAATTTGGCCTGCTTGGTCGGCTCAAGACTTTTAATTTAGCGAACAATCAATTGACTGGGCCAGTTCCAAATTTCATAAATGTAACTATTCCTGCTGAGAGCTATGCCAATAATCCTGGACTCTGTGGGGGACCGTTATCTCCTTGCCGGGGTCCTCCTAAGAATCCCCGTATTGGAATCATTGTCGGTGCAGCAGTTGGTGGGGTCACTTTAGGTGCTGTATTGTTGACTTTCGGTATGATCTTCTATTTGAGAAAGATATccaggaaaaggaaaaaggatgaCGATCCTGAAGGGAATAAATGGGCTAAGAGTATTAAGGGTTCCAAGGCAATCCAG CTTTCAATGTTTGAGAAGTCTACTTCAAAAATGAGATTAAGTGATCTCATGAAGGCCACCAACAACTTCAGCAAAAACAATATTATTGGGTCAGGAAGAACGGGGACTTTTTACAGAGCAGTACTTGATGATGGCACTTCACTTATGGTTAAGAGGCTGCAGAATACTCAACACTCGGAGAAAGAGTTTATGTCTGAGATGGCTACTTTGGGAAATGTAAAGCACCGTAACCTGGTTCCTCTTTTAGGTTTCTGCATGGCAAAAAAAGAAAGGCTGTTGGTCTACAAAGACATGCCAAATGGGACCTTGCATGATAAGTTACATTCACTGAGTGAGGGGGAAAAAACTCTAGATTGGCCTATGAGACTCAAAATCGGCATTGGAGCAGCCAAAGGATTTGCATGGCTTCACCACACCTGCAATCCTCGTATCATTCACAGAAATATTAGTTCGAAATGCATCTTGTTGGACGTGGAATATGAACCGAAAATATCAGATTTCGGACTTGCTAGGCTCATGAATCCAATCGACACTCATTTGAGTACCTTTGTCAACGGAGAATTCGGGGACTTCGGTTATGTTGCTCCCGAGTACGCACGAACTCTCATGGCTACACCAAAAGGTGATGTGTTCAGTTTTGGTGTTGTACTGCTCGAGTTAGTAACCGGAGAGTTACCGACTTCTGTGACCAATGCTCCTGAGACCTTTAAGGGGAATTTGGTGGAATGGATCTCACAACTCTCTGGTGAATCTAAGCTTCAAGACGCAATCGACCAGTCATTGTTGAGTAAAGGTCATGACAGTGAGATTTTCCAGGTCCTTAAAGTTGCTAGCCGATGTGTGTTGTCTGCTGTTCCTAAGGAGAGGCCGACAATGTTTGAAGTGTACCAGCTTTTGAGAGCTATCGGAGAGCGATATCATTTCACAACTGATGATGACATTTTGATGATGCCTACAGAGAGTGATAGCGGATTTCAAATGGACGACCTCATTGTTGCTCAATAA
- the LOC132052995 gene encoding formin-like protein 1 encodes MVFPFCFIFFLCFSAQYFYLSFATTTNRRVLHEPLYPITTPPPTQPPTPSPPPHTEYPFQGSTPPNDNNNNDNNNPFFPSYPSDISPPPPPLPPTDTTSVPANVSSIILPNNTSKTKPVSSKLTITAVICVLAAIIVLSITIFLHIRKKRKQNDPKTQTSNNNGFNRDSAKNDGNIPIPKLQRPSQTSSEFLYLGTLVNSHGEVETHNPQNRSTNNSNPNPSSDRKMDSPELRPLPPLIGRHNNNNNNNVRQNYGSTRFFSGSAENDVDFYSSAGSIGGSLSRRDFNAVEAEKFDSSSSGSGTSSSSGSGSPARSVSLSISPTGSLSPKRESSFRPKSPDLVAVNTALPPQYPPPPPPPPPRQHATPAFAPLPPRHPPPPPPAKNVESPKIPSGLSSNAVFDNSVVETPLKPIAMELPSILEHTEKNEEVKPKLKTLHWDKVRASSDREMVWDQLKSSSFKLNEEMIETLFVAKTTTLSTNETARRAVLPSPREENRVLDPKKSQNIAILLRALNVTTEEVCEALLEGNAENIGSELLEILLKMAPSKEEERKLKEYKDDSPFKLGPAEKFLKAVLDIPFAFKRVDAMLYISNFNYEVDYLRKSFETLEAACEELRSSRMFLKLLEAVLKTGNRMNVGTNRGDAHAFKLDTLLKLVDVKGADGKTTLLHFVVQEIIKGEGARLSGGNQNGQSTTNDDIKCRKLGLQVVSNISSELINVKKAAAMDSEVLHSDVLKLSKGIGNIAEVVGSIEAVGLEESSTKKFSETMNSFMEVAEEKIVTLQAQEALAMSLVKEITEYFHGDSAREEAHPFRTFMVVKDFLMILDRVCKEVGMINERTVVSSAHKFPVPVNPNLQPVGYPAKRQHSSSDEECSSP; translated from the exons ATGGTGTTTCCCTTTTGCTTCATCTTTTTCCTATGTTTCTCAGCTCAGTACTTCTACTTATCATTTGCCACCACCACCAACCGCCGTGTTCTTCATGAACCTTTATACCCCATAACCACCCCACCACCTACGCAACCCCCTACCCCCTCTCCCCCACCCCACACTGAATACCCATTTCAAGGCTCTACTCCTCCcaatgataacaacaataatgataataataacccatttttcccatcttacccttcTGATATTTcacctccaccacccccactaCCCCCTACAGATACTACTTCAGTTCCAGCAAATGTTTCTTCCATTATTCTCCCAAACAACACCTCCAAAACCAAACCTGtttcctctaaactcactataACAGCCGTTATCTGTGTTCTTGCAGCTATTATTGTTCTTTCCATCACTATCTTCTTACATATacgtaaaaaaagaaaacaaaatgacCCCAAAACTCAAACATCCAATAATAATGGGTTTAATCGTGATAGTGCTAAAAATGATGGTAATATTCCTATTCCTAAGCTTCAAAGACCATCTCAAACAAGTTCAGAGTTTCTTTATTTGGGTACTTTAGTAAATTCCCATGGTGAAGTTGAAACACATAATCCTCAAAACCGTAGTACTAATAATAGTAACCCTAACCCTAGTTCTGATAGAAAAATGGACTCACCTGAGCTCCGTCCATTACCGCCGTTAATTGgacggcataataataataataataataatgtaagaCAAAATTACGGAAGTACCCGGTTTTTTTCCGGTTCAGCTGAGAATGACGTGGATTTTTACTCTTCAGCTGGATCTATTGGTGGGTCATTGTCAAGAAGAGATTTTAATGCTGTTGAAGCTGAGAAATTTGATAGCTCATCTTCCGGGTCGGGTACATCTTCGAGTTCCGGGTCGGGTTCTCCGGCCCGGTCTGTTTCGTTGAGCATTTCGCCAACTGGGAGTTTGAGTCCGAAAAGGGAAAGTTCATTCAGACCTAAGTCGCCGGATTTGGTAGCTGTTAACACCGCTTTGCCACCTCAGTATCCACCTCCTCCTCCTCCGCCACCGCCACGTCAGCATGCCACGCCAGCTTTTGCTCCACTACCGCCACGTCATCCTCCACCACCGCCACCTGCGAAGAACGTGGAAAGCCCGAAAATACCCTCGGGTTTATCGTCAAACGCAGTGTTCGACAATTCAGTTGTTGAAACTCCTTTGAAACCCATAGCAATGGAGTTGCCTTCTATTTTGGAGCATACGGAGAAAAATGAAGAGGTGAAACCAAAGTTGAAAACATTGCATTGGGATAAAGTGAGAGCAAGTTCGGATCGGGAAATGGTGTGGGATCAACTCAAATCAAGCTCATTTAA GTTGAATGAAGAGATGatagagacattatttgttgCGAAGACTACTACTTTGAGTACAAACGAAACAGCTAGACGCGCTGTTCTTCCTTCACCAAGAGAAGAGAATAGGGTACTTGATCCAAAGAAGTCGCAAAACATTGCAATTTTGCTGAGGGCCCTGAATGTAACCACAGAGGAAGTATGTGAAGCCCTTTTAGAAG GAAATGCTGAAAATATTGGGAGTGAGCTTCTTGAGATATTATTGAAGATGGCTCCATCCAAAGAAGAAGAACGTAAGCTAAAAGAATACAAAGACGATTCTCCATTCAAGCTCGGGCCAGCAGAGAAGTTTCTGAAAGCAGTGCTTGATATACCTTTTGCATTCAAAAGGGTAGATGCTATGCTGTATATATCAAATTTCAATTATGaggttgactacctcagaaAGTCATTTGAAACTCTAGAG GCAGCATGTGAAGAGTTGAGAAGTAGCAGAATGTTCTTAAAGCTTCTAGAAGCGGTGCTGAAGACGGGAAACCGAATGAATGTTGGGACAAACAGGGGTGATGCTCATGCCTTCAAACTGGACACACTGCTAAAGCTTGTAGATGTCAAGGGAGCAGATGGGAAAACAACTCTCTTGCATTTTGTGGTTCAGGAGATTATAAAAGGTGAAGGTGCTCGTCTTTCTGGAGGAAACCAGAACGGACAGTCTACCACTAATGATGACATTAAGTGCCGGAAACTTGGCCTCCAGGTTGTTTCCAACATTAGTTCAGAActtataaatgttaaaaaagcTGCTGCCATGGATTCAGAAGTGCTACACAGCGATGTTTTAAAGCTTTCTAAGGGGATTGGAAACATTGCTGAGGTTGTAGGATCGATTGAAGCAGTTGGATTGGAGGAAAGCAGTACTAAAAAATTCTCCGAGACCATGAACAGCTTTATGGAAGTAGCTGAAGAGAAGATTGTAACGCTCCAAGCTCAAGAAGCGTTGGCCATGTCTCTGGTGAAAGAAATAACCGAGTATTTCCATGGAGATTCAGCTAGAGAAGAGGCTCACCCTTTCAGAACCTTCATGGTGGTCAAAGACTTCCTAATGATTCTTGATCGGGTTTGCAAGGAAGTCGGAATGATCAATGAGAGGACAGTAGTTAGTTCGGCGCATAAATTTCCAGTTCCAGTTAATCCAAATCTACAACCTGTCGGGTACCCAGCTAAACGGCAGCATAGTTCGTCTGATGAGGAATGTTCCTCTCCTTAG